One window from the genome of Sesamum indicum cultivar Zhongzhi No. 13 linkage group LG15, S_indicum_v1.0, whole genome shotgun sequence encodes:
- the LOC105177187 gene encoding uncharacterized protein LOC105177187 has protein sequence MAASAAARAILFSRATADLSVKHAFSPPLSYHLLTRPLLPPAPRKRSSITCLISGVDGGGVSDEFVSTRKSTFGREFSVIANMLKRIEPLDNSIISKGVSDSAKDSMKQTISTMLGLLPSDQFSVTVRVSKRPLDRLIVSSIITGYTLWNAEYRISLMRNFDISPDSSKRSDFAEHNSEVRWEESDSGGGEKGIGGGVELRAAELERMNLQKFRDLSPEASKYIEQLELELSTAKEELCAKKLENLQMEHIKKSNNNLLEYLRSLESDMVTELSRPSSPEVEEIIHQLAQNILQRFFKEEMASNCEGDLAISSIQNYQHSDDEFSETIGTSRDYLAKLLFWCMLLGHHLRGLENRLHLSCVVGLL, from the exons ATGGCCGCCTCTGCAGCAGCCAGGGCTATCCTCTTCTCACGGGCCACCGCCGATTTATCTGTTAAACACGCCTTCTCTCCGCCTCTGTCTTACCATCTCCTTACTCGCCCCTTACTCCCCCCAGCCCCCAGGAAACGTTCCTCAATCACCTGCCTTATTTCCGGCGTCGACGGCGGTGGAGTTTCCGATGAGTTTGTTTCCACCAGAAAATCCACCTTCGGCCGCGAATTCTCCGTCATAGCTAATATGCTTAAGCGAATTGAGCCTCTGGACAATTCGATTATCTCCAAGGGGGTTTCTGATTCCGCTAAGGATTCCATGAAGCAGACGATTTCTACGATGCTTGGGCTTTTGCCTTCCGATCAGTTCTCCGTTACCGTTAGGGTTTCCAAACGGCCCCTCGATCGTCTCATAGTCTCCTCTATCATCACTGG GTATACATTGTGGAATGCAGAGTATAGAATATCATTGATGAGGAACTTTGATATATCACCGGATAGTTCGAAAAGGTCTGATTTTGCAGAGCACAATTCGGAGGTGAGGTGGGAGGAGAGTGACAGTGGGGGAGGTGAAAAAGGTATTGGTGGTGGAGTCGAACTGCGTGCAGCGGAATTGGAGAGAATGAATCTTCAGAAATTCAGGGATTTGTCTCCAGAAGCATCAAAATATATCGAGCAATTAGAATTGGAGTTGTCCACAGCTAAGGAG GAGCTCTGTGCCAAGAAACTGGAAAATTTGCAAATGgagcatataaaaaagagTAACAACAATCTACTGGAGTACTTAAGGTCCTTGGAATCGGATATg GTAACTGAATTATCTAGACCATCATCACCTGAGGTGGAGGAAATAATCCACCAACTTGCTCAAAATATACTGCAGAGATTTTTCAAAGAAGAGATGGCCTCTAATTGTGAGGGCGACTTGGCTATAAGTAGTATACAGAACTATCAACACAGTGATGATGAGTTTTCTGAGACCATTGGCACTTCACGGGATTATTTGGCCAAGCTGCTTTTCTG GTGCATGTTACTGGGTCATCATTTAAGAGGCTTGGAGAACAGATTGCATCTAAGTTGTGTTGTTGGTTTGTTATAA
- the LOC105177181 gene encoding alpha-mannosidase 2, with protein MIKINASRSTEMPFSSRRSAGAWPQSLLPTTKSTPKQPRKSRRRTTTAFVDFFISNFFRICLCFTLLFFLFIIFRSTAVPKPLLXRSSTLRGRSARSRKPLLHKFPNDTILAASVDISTKDLYDKIQFLDEDGGPWKQGWRVSYKGNEWDEEKLKVFVVPHSHNDPGWKLTVEEYYDRQSRHILDTIVETLSKDNRRKFIWEEMSYLERWWRDASGAKRQSFINLVRNGQLEIVGGGWVMNDEANSHYFAIIEQITEGNLWLNETVGVIPRNSWSIDPFGYSSTMAYLLRRMGFENMLIQRTHYELKKELARHKNLEYVWRQSWDAEETTDIFVHMMPFYSYDIPHTCGPEPAVCCQFDFARMRGFVYERCPWGEHPVETAQENVKERALKLLDQYRKKSVLYRTNTLLVPLGDDFRYISIDEAEAQFRNYQMLFDYINSDPSLNAEAKFGTLDDYFRTLREEADRINYSLNSEIGSGEIGGFPSLSGDFFTYADRNQDYWSGYYVSRPFFKAVDRVLEQTLRGAEMMMAFLLGHCQRVLCEKLPTSFAYKLISARRNLALFQHHDGVTGTAKDHVVEDYGTRMHMALQDLQIFMSKAFEVLLGIRHERNDQNPANFEPAQTRSRYDAQPIHRAISAHEGTVQAVILFNSLEQIRNEVVMVVVERPDVTVLDSNWTCIKSQISPELRHDRKKIFTGRHRLYWRSSVPAMGLQTYYIANGFVGCEKAKPASLRISTLSKLLSCPHHYSCSNLESDTVEISNTHQKLTFNVSHGLLQKISHKNVELNIVGEEISMYSSTESGAYLFKPNGDAEPITQAGGEMVISEGHLVQEVFSYPNTAWEKAPISHSTRIYNGDSSIQEFVIEKEYHVELLGNEFDDKELIARYKTDVDNERIFYSDLNGYQMSRRETYDKIPVQGNYYPMPSLAFMQGSNGERFSVHTRQSLGVASLKNGWLEIMLDRRLVRDDGRGLGQGVMDNHPMNVIFHILVESNISSTANPILNPHPLSPSLLSHLVGAHLNYPIHVFIAKTPESISMQPPPRSFSPLATSLPCDLHIVGFKVPQPHKYSQQPIGEPKFALILHRRHWDSSFCRKGRSRCSAIADEPVNLFDMFKEIAVLSAKATSINLLHEEIDMLGYSEQFGIGAQEGHVLIPPMEIQAYKLQLQPREYNTF; from the exons ATGATCAAAATCAACGCATCTCGCTCCACTGAGATGCCCTTCTCCTCCCGCCGCTCTGCCGGCGCCTGGCCTCAATCCCTCCTTCCCACCACCAAATCCACACCCAAACAACCACGCAAGTCTCGAAGACGCACCACCACCGCCTTCGTCGACTTCTTCATCTCAAACTTCTTCAGAATCTGCCTATGCTTCACCCTCTTGTTCTTCCTTTTCATCATCTTTCGCTCCACCGCTGTACCTAAACCCTTGCTTTT NCGCTCTTCCACATTGCGAGGCCGCTCCGCCAGGTCTCGCAAGCCTCTCCTCCACAAGTTCCCCAACGATACCATTTTGGCAGCCTCTGTAGATATTTCTACCAAAGACCTCTATGATAAGATCCAGTTCCTGGATGAGGATGGCGGTCCCTGGAAACAGGGATGGCGCGTGAGTTATAAAGGGAATGAGTGGGATGAGGAGAAATTGAAGGTGTTTGTGGTGCCGCATTCGCATAATGACCCTGGATGGAAGCTCACTGTCGAGGAGTATTACGATCGGCAGTCTCGGCATATTCTTGACACTATTGTCGAAACTCTTTCCAAG GACAACCGACGAAAGTTTATATGGGAAGAGATGTCTTATTTGGAGAGATGGTGGAGAGATGCTTCAGGTGCGAAGAGACAATCCTTCATCAATTTAGTACGGAATGGACAGCTGGAAATTGTCGGAGGTGGATGGGTGATGAATGACGAG GCTAATTCACATTATTTCGCTATAATCGAACAG ATCACAGAAGGGAACTTGTGGTTAAATGAAACTGTTGGAGTTATTCCCAGGAATTCATGGTCAATTGATCCATTTGGCTATTCATCCACTATGGCGTATCTTCTCCGTCGCATGGGTTTTGAGAACATGCTGATACAGAGAACACATTATGAGCTGAAGAAGGAATTGGCACGGCATAAGAATTTGGAGTATGTATGGAGGCAGAGCTGGGATGCTGAGGAAACAACTGATATCTTTGTCCACATGATGCCCTTCTATTCTTATGATATTCCACATACCTGTGGTCCGGAGCCTGCTGTTTGTTGCCAGTTTGACTTTGCTCGAATGCGTGGATTTGTTTACGAGCGTTGTCCCTGGGGAGAACATCCTGTGGAGACTGCGCAGGAAAATGTGAAGGAGAGGGCACTTAAACTATTGGATCAGTACCGCAAGAAATCTGTACTTTATCGAACGAATACACTTCTTGTTCCCCTCGGTGATGATTTCCGCTACATCAGTATTGATGAAGCAGAAGCACAGTTCAGAAACTATCAAATGttgtttgattatattaaCTCTGATCCTAGCTTGAACGCTGAAGCTAAGTTTGGTACTCTGGATGATTATTTCCGTACCCTGCGTGAGGAGGCTGacagaataaattattcacttaATAGCGAGATTGGGTCTGGTGAGATTGGAGGCTTCCCCTCTTTATCTGGTGACTTCTTTACTTATGCTGATAGAAATCAAGACTATTGGAGTGGCTATTATGTCTCCAGGCCTTTCTTCAAGGCTGTTGACCGTGTACTGGAGCAAACTCTTCGCGGTGCAGAAATGATGATGGCTTTTCTACTAGGTCACTGCCAGAGAGTACTATGTGAGAAGCTGCCTACTAGTTTTGCATACAAGTTGATTTCTGCTAGACGGAACTTAGCTCTATTTCAACATCATGATGGTGTGACTGGTACAGCTAAGGATCACGTGGTTGAAGACTATGGGACACGGATGCACATGGCTTTACAGGACTTGCAAATTTTTATGTCCAAGGCTTTTGAAGTTTTGCTTGGAATTCGCCATGAAAGAAATGATCAGAATCCAGCTAATTTTGAACCAGCACAAACAAGATCTAGATATGATGCTCAACCCATTCACAGGGCGATTAGTGCTCATGAAGGAACTGTACAGGCTGTGATCCTTTTTAACTCACTGGAGCAAATAAGAAATGAGGTGGTGATGGTGGTTGTTGAAAGACCAGATGTTACAGTATTGGACTCAAACTGGACATGTATCAAGAGCCAGATCTCTCCTGAACTGCGCCatgatagaaaaaaaatatttacaggTAGACATCGTCTTTATTGGAGATCATCTGTTCCTGCTATGGGGTTGCAGACTTATTATATTGCGAACGGTTTTGTTGGATGTGAGAAGGCCAAACCAGCTAGTCTGAGAATTTCCACTCTATCCAAGCTGCTTTCTTGCCCACACCATTATTCCTGCTCTAATTTAGAAAGTGACACAGTTGAAATCAGCAATACTCATCAGAAGCTCACCTTTAATGTAAGTCATGGCCTGTTGCAGAAAATAAGTCATAAGAATGTTGAATTGAATATAGTTGGTGAAGAAATAAGTATGTACTCTAGCACTGAGAGTGGAGCCTACCTCTTCAAACCAAATGGTGATGCTGAGCCTATCACACAAGCTGGTGGAGAAATGGTGATCTCAGAGGGCCATTTGGTGCAGGAAGTTTTCTCTTATCCAAACACAGCATGGGAGAAAGCTCCAATCTCCCACAGTACCCGTATATATAATGGTGATAGTAGCATACAGGAATTTGTCATTGAGAAAGAGTATCATGTTGAACTTCTTGGAAATGAGTTTGACGATAAAGAACTGATAGCTAGATATAAAACCGATGTCGATAACGAGAGAATCTTTTACTCTGATCTGAATGGCTACCAGATGAGCCGTAGGGAAACTTATGACAAGATACCTGTGCAGGGAAATTACTATCCAATGCCTTCTCTTGCATTTATGCAAGGTTCAAATGGAGAACGCTTCTCTGTTCATACTAGGCAGTCCCTAGGTGTGGCTAGCTTGAAAAATGGGTGGTTGGAGATCATGCTTGATCGTCGTTTAGTAAGAGATGATGGACGCGGTCTGGGCCAAGGAGTGATGGATAATCATCCCATGAATGTGATTTTTCACATCTTGGTGGAGTCTAATATTTCATCAACTGCAAATCCCATTCTGAATCCTCATCCGCTCAGcccctctcttctctctcatctGGTTGGTGCTCACTTGAACTATCCTATACATGTATTCATTGCTAAAACCCCTGAATCAATATCCATGCAGCCACCTCCTAGATCCTTCTCTCCTTTGGCGACTTCCTTGCCATGTGATTTACATATTGTGGGCTTTAAGGTTCCTCAACCTCACAAATATTCTCAGCAGCCCATTGGAGAACCCAAGTTTGCTCTCATTTTACATAGGCGACACTGGGATTCTTCATTTTGTCGAAAAGGCCGGTCGCGGTGTTCGGCTATAGCTGATGAGCCAGTCAATCTGTTTGATATGTTCAAAGAGATTGCTGTTTTGAGTGCAAAAGCTACTTCTATTAATCTTCTACACGAAGAAATTGATATGCTTGGCTATAGTGAGCAGTTTGGCATTGGTGCTCAGGAAGGGCATGTCCTTATCCCTCCCATGGAAATACAGGCTTACAAATTGCAATTACAGCCTAGGGAATATAATACTTTCTGA
- the LOC105177185 gene encoding uncharacterized protein LOC105177185, with amino-acid sequence MASSTTLKRWLRPEVYPLFAAVGVAVGICGMQLVRNICINPEVRVTKENRAAGVLDNFAEGEKYAEHALRKFVRNRAPEIMPSINSFFTDPKY; translated from the exons ATGGCTTCCTCAACTACTCTCAAGCGATGGCTCCGCCCCGAG GTCTATCCGTTGTTCGCTGCCGTTGGAGTCGCCGTCGGGATCTGCGGAATGCAGTTGGTCCGTAACATTTGTATTAACCCTGAAGTCAG GGTGACTAAGGAAAACAGAGCTGCTGGTGTGTTGGATAATTTTGCTGAGGGGGAGAAGTATGCTGAACACGCCCTGAGGAAGTTTGTTCGCAACAGAGCTCCTGAAATCATGCCATCCATAAATAGTTTCTTCACCGAtcctaaatattaa
- the LOC105177183 gene encoding E2F transcription factor-like E2FE isoform X2, producing MASRDSRTKDPLYSRKEKSLSVLCTNFLRLYNRDGVESIGLDAAALQLGVERRRIYDIVNILESIGVLRKKAKNQYTWKGFGAIRGALKVLKEQGLKEEFDTYDANVSNWKACSLSSDSKMKWQEKCSEPDKSEHRREKSLGLLTQNFVKLFLCSDVELLSLDRAALALLGDSNDPTAMRTKVRRLYDIANVFSSMELIEKIRDPQSGKPAFRWIGMERTSKYGSSAALDVKSSKRRVFGTEISNTHEKHVLKEFVFGPFTPNVTNSEAHLNKNHRRIPDWENLSCAYQPQYRNQAISDLFHHYASAWKSWYVEAEEKQQTGPAS from the exons ATGGCGTCTCGTGATTCCCGCACAAAGGACCCTCTTTACAGCCGCAAGGAGAAATCTCTCAGCGTCTTATGTACCAA TTTCTTGAGGTTGTACAATCGTGATGGTGTGGAGTCTATCGGACTGGACGCTGCTGCTCTCCAGTTAG GTGTTGAGCGGCGAAGAATATATGACATCGTGAATATTTTAGAAAGCATTGGG gTTTTACGCAAAAAAGCTAAGAATCAGTATACTTGGAAAGGTTTTGGTGCGATTCGTGGGGCTCTGAAGGTCCTCAAG GAACAGGGACTGAAAGAGGAGTTTGATACCTATGATGCTAat GTCTCAAATTGGAAAGCATGTAGCCTATCTTCTGACTCAAAGATGAAGTGGCAAGAAAAATGCTCCGAACCCGATAAAAGTG AACACAGGAGAGAAAAATCATTGGGGCTTCTGACGCAGAATTTTGTCAAGCTTTTCCTTTGTTCTGAT GTGGAATTACTCTCACTTGATCGCGCTGCATTAGCTTTGCTAGGGGATAGCAACGACCCAACAGCGATGAGAA CAAAGGTCAGACGCTTgtatgatattgcaaatgtgTTCTCATCTATGGAACTTATTGAAAAG ATACGGGATCCACAGAGTGGAAAACCGGCATTTAGGTGGATAGGTATGGAAAGGACTTCCAAATATGGATCTTCTGCTGCATTGGATGTGAAAAGCTCCAAGAGGAGAGTATTTGGGACTGAGATCAGTAATACG CATGAGAAGCACGTTTTAAAGGAGTTTGTGTTTGGTCCCTTCACTCCAAATGTAACCAACTCAGAGGCGcatttaaacaaaaatcatagGCGGATACCAGACTGGGAGAATCTCTCTTGTGCTTACCAACCACAGTATCGCAACCAAG CAATCAGTGACCTTTTTCATCATTATGCTTCTGCATGGAAATCCTGGTATGTTGAAGCTGAAGAGAAGCAGCAGACAGGACCTGCATCCTAA
- the LOC105177186 gene encoding probable galacturonosyltransferase-like 10 — MTICLSRQSFILATFVFLLSSADGIRVLPQTSTDSADLYSEYVEAPKYVNGNQCRNPVKGSSFSMCDPSLVHVAMTLDSKYLRGSIASVHSILKHAACPENVYFHFITSVSASSELGDVVRSTFPSLSFKVYPFKNEGRVKQLISSSIRPALEEPLNYARIYLAELLDSCVGRVVYIDSDTVVVDDIWKLWSTSLTGGSRVIGAPEYCHANFANYFNKEFWADPVLSRVFEGKKPCYFNTGVMVMDLGRWRGGDYTKRIEGWMEIQKQRRIYELGSLPPFMLVFGGEIEGIDHRWNQHGLGGDNVVNSCRSLHPGGVSLLHWSGKGKPWVRLDDGRPCPVDHLWAPYDLHRLHRF; from the coding sequence ATGACGATTTGCCTAAGTAGACAATCTTTCATCTTGGCAacgtttgtttttcttctgtCTTCAGCTGATGGGATTCGGGTACTTCCACAAACTTCAACAGATAGTGCCGATCTATATTCAGAATACGTTGAAGCTCCCAAGTATGTGAATGGAAATCAGTGCCGGAATCCGGTGAAGGGCAGCTCGTTTTCTATGTGTGATCCATCACTAGTGCATGTGGCGATGACTCTTGATTCCAAATACTTGAGGGGCTCAATTGCATCGGTCCATTCAATTTTGAAGCACGCAGCCTGCCCGGAAAACGTATATTTCCATTTCATTACTTCTGTTTCCGCTTCCTCTGAGCTTGGCGATGTCGTGAGATCCACATTTCCAAGTTTGTCTTTCAAGGTTTACCCCTTCAAGAATGAAGGCCGAGTCAAGCAACTGATATCGTCTTCTATTCGTCCAGCGCTGGAGGAGCCCTTGAACTATGCAAGAATTTACCTGGCCGAGCTCCTTGATTCATGTGTTGGCCGTGTGGTTTATATAGATTCTGATACGGTAGTAGTTGATGATATTTGGAAACTGTGGTCGACTAGTTTAACTGGTGGTTCAAGAGTAATTGGAGCTCCAGAGTACTGCCATGCGAATTTCGCCAACTACTTCAATAAGGAATTCTGGGCTGACCCTGTTCTATCGAGGGTTTTTGAGGGAAAGAAGCCTTGTTATTTCAATACCGGAGTGATGGTAATGGATTTGGGGAGATGGAGAGGAGGAGATTACACGAAGAGAATCGAGGGATGGATGGAGATACAAAAGCAGAGAAGGATATATGAGCTGGGGTCTCTGCCACCGTTCATGTTGGTTTTTGGTGGAGAAATAGAAGGCATTGATCATAGGTGGAATCAGCATGGGCTTGGTGGAGATAATGTGGTGAATAGCTGCCGGAGTTTGCATCCGGGTGGGGTTAGTTTGCTGCATTGGAGTGGGAAGGGGAAGCCATGGGTGAGGCTCGATGATGGCAGGCCATGCCCTGTCGATCATCTCTGGGCACCTTACGATCTACACAGACTACACAGATTTTGA
- the LOC105177183 gene encoding E2F transcription factor-like E2FE isoform X1 yields the protein MASRDSRTKDPLYSRKEKSLSVLCTNFLRLYNRDGVESIGLDAAALQLGVERRRIYDIVNILESIGVLRKKAKNQYTWKGFGAIRGALKVLKEQGLKEEFDTYDANVSNWKACSLSSDSKMKWQEKCSEPDKSEHRREKSLGLLTQNFVKLFLCSDVELLSLDRAALALLGDSNDPTAMRTKVRRLYDIANVFSSMELIEKIRDPQSGKPAFRWIGMERTSKYGSSAALDVKSSKRRVFGTEISNTVVKRCNVNSSIDLNMGKCLKDKSKSVKDDLSTAQHEKHVLKEFVFGPFTPNVTNSEAHLNKNHRRIPDWENLSCAYQPQYRNQAISDLFHHYASAWKSWYVEAEEKQQTGPAS from the exons ATGGCGTCTCGTGATTCCCGCACAAAGGACCCTCTTTACAGCCGCAAGGAGAAATCTCTCAGCGTCTTATGTACCAA TTTCTTGAGGTTGTACAATCGTGATGGTGTGGAGTCTATCGGACTGGACGCTGCTGCTCTCCAGTTAG GTGTTGAGCGGCGAAGAATATATGACATCGTGAATATTTTAGAAAGCATTGGG gTTTTACGCAAAAAAGCTAAGAATCAGTATACTTGGAAAGGTTTTGGTGCGATTCGTGGGGCTCTGAAGGTCCTCAAG GAACAGGGACTGAAAGAGGAGTTTGATACCTATGATGCTAat GTCTCAAATTGGAAAGCATGTAGCCTATCTTCTGACTCAAAGATGAAGTGGCAAGAAAAATGCTCCGAACCCGATAAAAGTG AACACAGGAGAGAAAAATCATTGGGGCTTCTGACGCAGAATTTTGTCAAGCTTTTCCTTTGTTCTGAT GTGGAATTACTCTCACTTGATCGCGCTGCATTAGCTTTGCTAGGGGATAGCAACGACCCAACAGCGATGAGAA CAAAGGTCAGACGCTTgtatgatattgcaaatgtgTTCTCATCTATGGAACTTATTGAAAAG ATACGGGATCCACAGAGTGGAAAACCGGCATTTAGGTGGATAGGTATGGAAAGGACTTCCAAATATGGATCTTCTGCTGCATTGGATGTGAAAAGCTCCAAGAGGAGAGTATTTGGGACTGAGATCAGTAATACGGTAGTGAAGAGATGCAATGTTAATTCTTCAATTGATTTGAATATGGGCAAATGTTTGAAAGACAAATCAAAAAGTGTAAAAGACGACTTATCAACTGCGCAGCATGAGAAGCACGTTTTAAAGGAGTTTGTGTTTGGTCCCTTCACTCCAAATGTAACCAACTCAGAGGCGcatttaaacaaaaatcatagGCGGATACCAGACTGGGAGAATCTCTCTTGTGCTTACCAACCACAGTATCGCAACCAAG CAATCAGTGACCTTTTTCATCATTATGCTTCTGCATGGAAATCCTGGTATGTTGAAGCTGAAGAGAAGCAGCAGACAGGACCTGCATCCTAA
- the LOC105177182 gene encoding protein transport protein SEC13 homolog B-like: protein MPAQKIETGHNDVVHDVAMDYYGKRVATASSDATIKIIGISNNSTSQHLATLSGHQGPVWQVAWAHPKFGSALASCSYDGKVIIWKEGNQNEWSQFQVFTDHKSSVNSIAWAPHELGFCLACGSSDGNISVYTARSDGGWDTTKIDQAHPVGVTSVSWAPSMAPGALVGSGVLEPVQKLASGGCDNTVKVWKLCNDNWKMDCFPALQMHSDWVRDVAWAPNLGLPKSTIASASQDGTVVIWTVAKEGDQWAGKVLKDFKTPVWRVSWSLTGNLLAVASGDNNVTLWKEAVDGEWQEVTTVEQ, encoded by the coding sequence ATGCCTGCACAGAAGATAGAAACAGGTCATAACGATGTTGTTCATGATGTGGCCATGGATTACTATGGAAAAAGAGTGGCAACGGCATCATCTGATGccactataaaaataattggtatCAGTAACAACTCTACTTCTCAGCATCTGGCGACTTTGAGTGGGCATCAAGGTCCAGTCTGGCAGGTAGCTTGGGCGCACCCCAAGTTTGGCTCGGCACTTGCTTCCTGCTCTTATGATGGTAAAGTCATCATTTGGAAGGAAGGTAATCAGAACGAGTGGTcacaatttcaagttttcaCTGACCACAAATCTTCTGTGAATTCCATTGCATGGGCACCTCATGAGCTGGGATTCTGCTTGGCTTGTGGTTCTTCTGATGGGAATATTTCAGTCTACACAGCTCGATCCGATGGTGGCTGGGACACTACAAAAATAGACCAAGCACACCCTGTTGGTGTCACCTCAGTTTCATGGGCCCCCTCGATGGCCCCAGGCGCATTAGTTGGTTCTGGGGTGCTGGAACCTGTTCAGAAGCTGGCTTCTGGTGGCTGTGATAACACAGTGAAGGTGTGGAAGCTATGTAATGATAACTGGAAAATGGACTGTTTCCCTGCCCTACAGATGCATTCCGATTGGGTGAGAGATGTTGCCTGGGCACCAAATTTGGGACTTCCAAAGTCCACTATCGCGAGTGCTTCTCAGGATGGCACAGTGGTTATATGGACTGTGGCCAAGGAAGGTGATCAATGGGCTGGTAAAGTTTTGAAGGACTTTAAGACTCCTGTCTGGAGGGTGTCATGGTCTCTGACTGGAAATTTGTTGGCCGTGGCATCTGGTGACAATAACGTCACACTATGGAAAGAAGCAGTTGATGGGGAATGGCAAGAGGTTACCACAGTCGAGCAATAG